Proteins encoded together in one Psychrobacter sanguinis window:
- a CDS encoding YciK family oxidoreductase: MTQQQPLTHEQIRNFIPEPNCLEGKTILVTGAGAGIGRVAALTYAKYGATVLLLGKTLSKLEAVYDEIEAAGGKQPAIMPMNLETASYSDMQQLANLIQTEIGELHGVLHNAGILGALTPLEMYDIVTFEQVMRVNTTATFMLTQVLMPLVKAVENGSFVFTSSSVGTHPRAFWGAYALSKQAVEGMSDIFTQETQNTTTLRFNCINPGGTRTNMRAHAYPGENPMSLKTPEDLMPAYVCLMSDASIGVRGQVVALQPK, translated from the coding sequence ATGACTCAACAACAGCCTTTAACACACGAACAAATACGTAACTTTATCCCTGAGCCAAATTGTTTAGAGGGTAAGACTATTTTGGTCACTGGTGCCGGAGCAGGTATAGGCCGAGTAGCGGCTTTAACCTATGCTAAGTATGGAGCAACGGTGCTACTGCTTGGCAAGACTTTAAGCAAGCTAGAAGCTGTATATGATGAAATCGAAGCAGCAGGCGGTAAACAGCCTGCGATTATGCCGATGAATCTTGAAACGGCAAGCTACAGCGATATGCAGCAGCTGGCCAATCTGATTCAAACAGAAATTGGTGAGCTTCATGGTGTGTTACACAATGCAGGAATTCTAGGCGCTTTAACCCCTCTTGAAATGTACGACATTGTGACTTTTGAGCAAGTGATGCGTGTAAACACTACCGCAACCTTTATGCTGACCCAAGTATTGATGCCCTTGGTCAAAGCAGTAGAAAACGGCTCATTTGTGTTTACTAGCAGCTCTGTTGGTACTCATCCTCGCGCTTTTTGGGGGGCATACGCCCTTTCAAAACAAGCTGTAGAAGGCATGAGCGATATCTTTACTCAAGAGACGCAAAATACAACGACCTTACGCTTTAACTGTATCAATCCAGGTGGCACACGTACCAACATGCGTGCTCATGCCTATCCGGGCGAAAACCCCATGAGCCTTAAAACACCTGAGGATTTAATGCCCGCTTATGTGTGTCTAATGAGTGATGCCAGTATTGGGGTAAGAGGTCAGGTAGTCGCCTTGCAACCTAAATAA
- a CDS encoding HAD family hydrolase, with the protein MSTNYVKAVLFDLDGTLIDTAADFTRIIGRMSEKNGWQTPSSDAIREQVSAGAGAMVSLMLKHNNQPLTDDQVQQYRQQFLDEYAADICVDSRVFPELDALLEFYEKNDIPWGIVTNKPRYLATKLLECLNLTERCSVLVCPDDVSNTKPDPEPMYLALEKLELPRGVANSVIYVGDHIRDIQAGAAAGMTNILASYGYIPPEDQDTIDSWGADYIAETPKALVKLLRSKEFDYL; encoded by the coding sequence ATGTCAACAAATTACGTTAAAGCCGTTCTATTTGATTTAGACGGAACCTTAATCGATACGGCGGCAGATTTTACCCGTATTATTGGTCGTATGTCCGAAAAAAATGGTTGGCAGACGCCTTCCAGTGATGCCATCCGTGAACAAGTTTCTGCCGGTGCAGGAGCTATGGTTAGTTTAATGCTTAAGCACAACAATCAGCCTTTAACCGACGACCAAGTACAACAATATCGTCAGCAATTTTTAGATGAGTACGCAGCCGATATTTGTGTTGATAGTCGTGTGTTCCCAGAGCTTGACGCATTACTAGAGTTCTATGAAAAAAATGATATTCCTTGGGGCATTGTGACCAATAAACCTCGTTATTTGGCCACTAAACTTCTCGAGTGTCTAAATCTAACTGAGCGTTGTTCAGTCTTGGTCTGTCCGGATGATGTTAGCAATACCAAACCTGATCCAGAACCTATGTACTTGGCATTAGAAAAGCTGGAGCTGCCACGTGGTGTTGCCAATAGTGTCATTTATGTCGGTGACCATATCCGTGACATTCAAGCAGGTGCAGCGGCGGGCATGACCAATATACTTGCCAGCTATGGCTATATCCCACCAGAGGATCAAGATACGATTGATTCTTGGGGTGCAGATTATATTGCAGAAACTCCGAAAGCATTGGTTAAGCTGCTACGCTCTAAAGAGTTTGACTATTTATAA